CTTGAaagattttttgaaaaaaaaacgccCTAAAACAACAAGGGGGTGGGGCTTGGGCGTCTTTGGGGgagaaaaacgccaaaaattttaccactacgggtggtcttgtCCTTCCTTGAGCATGAAGCGACACGTGGCTCTTAGTCAACAAAGGGACTTGAAGTTAAAAATAggtttagaccatgtgtagtggtggaacaaaataatgcccccaccatggggcattattcaaCACGTGTCATCATAGTCAGCATGGGACATTATTGCAAAAGCGGTGTAATGGGCATAATGCCTAATAATGCCCAttccaatcattaaaaaaaaaggaaaatagtTGCGGCTAGTCAAAGTCTTCCTCATTGGCTAGTCAAAGTCCTCCTCACACTCCATTGGCCACATGCAGTTGCCTTCCAACCATTTCAGCGTTATAATTAAAACGCTGCCATAcaaatttttaaaataaaacgccTTATAACGCCTAgtgtagggggggggggggcgttttggggcgtttttttttcaatttttttttttaaaaatcacgccccactacgggtggtcttagtgGTGAGTGAATCAAACGCCCGTTGCAATGATTAgaaattaaaattgaaactaaataaaaaaaaccatcaaaaatatTTCATTGGCCCATCTCTCTACAACTAGGTGTGTTTAAGGAAACGCCCAACCAAAAAAACCATTAGGTAATGCGTAGTGGGGCTTCATATGGCGCCATTTTCTCTCATAACGCCCTGAACACCACTATGGGCGGCGTTATGAGGCAAAAAAAATGGGGGAGCGCTATGGATATCGCGGCGTTGTGGAGGGAGGTTTGAAACCTTGGACCAATCAAAAAAAAGTTattgtttttataattaattaataatattgaaaattattaaataggtaatgatggataggggctttatgactacgggctctagtgatataacgccccataaagcccccgtATGATGTGGCACAACACGTGTCGCATAACACTCCACAAGAGGCTTTATAACTACACATGGCTTTAAAAATACCCAAGAGGGCGGTGCTGAGACGTTTATAGGCGTAGATTAGGGTAAAAAACGTCCGATCCTCTCCCTACTAGGCTACTACACAGTCTTAGAAAAGAATTTTTGCATGTTACTCTTTAGTTTATTTTATTCATAATCAGAATATGATCATATTTATTGTGCATCTACTCTCAACAATGAATCTAGATAGGGGATATTAGTTATTCAATTAAAttaaaatctatatctatatctaatAAAATGTAAAGTGGATGAACAGTGAAATGGGTCAAGCTGGTAATATCATTTCAAAcatattagaatatggggtataGGGCGGGGGTTGGGGCATGAGTTGGGTACAAACGCTTAAGTCACCATTGCTGGTGGGCTTGGATTTCGGTGTtaccccttgggcgggggtttcaacCCAGGCGTTGGGCGGGCCTAGCGGTTTTctgtggccggctctcattggctgggttggctggctagacttttttttttttaattttgtgtgtatttttataataattgaaaaaaaaattataacacgtggccaacccacgcgggctagccacgccccgccataccgaccAAACATGCAACTGACCAGCGATGCCCAacgaagtccacgtgtcaacccatgccccaaatccccgccccaccataccccactgTCTTAAAGAACCAGGTGGGCAGGTGAGTGTCAAAGTAGACCACGCGTCATCTGAGGGTGGTGTTGGGTTGTTCATATACGCAAGTGAGAtctagagaaagagagaaaaACGTGAGAGAACGATGAAAAGATGAGAGAGAGTGACGGTTGCCAGCCATTTTCTCCGGCCGACCGCCTTGGTACTCCAGCGAGCAGCTCCAGGCTCGAGTATCACTTACCCAGCTAGAACAGAGACAGACAAAGTTAGATGGACATCTCCAGTGGGCCTGGGTTTAGGGCTCAGGCGACCGTCGCAATAATAACATAAATTTTGCTTTACTTTCTTGCTTATTTCTTTCAAGTTTTAGTTATTTTTcctaatttttatttaaaaatatggATCGCAataataacataaattttgaagTATATTAATATGATAAATACCTTTTTCAAACGTATTGattttttttcttgatttttgtaTATATAATTAACATATGTTTTATGTTTGGAATTCTCCTAataccgtggggtatggtggggcttgggttggggggcatgagttgacatgTGGAATTGGACCTCCCCTCCACcggtgagtgacgtgtccgtggggtatggcggggcttgggttgggggcgtGGGTTGGCAGTTTATTAAAATTCAAACATGGAAACACCCGCTATGACATGGCGGTGAACAACGAATAGGAGGCCGCCACATAGGATCTcaagcccgccccacgcccggcttcaaacccaagccccaatggccacgccccaacccaagcccacccggggtggtggcttgggcgttttcccccaacccaagccctatACCCCATAGTCTAAAGTGAATCAAATGAACAGTAAACtacaaatataataaaatattttataaagttttttgtatagttttattatcttaatattataataattgttatctCCTTTACTTTTTAAGTCTGATAAGCTTGGTGTTAACCAGTATGTATATCGAAAATAACGgttcgttatcggtacatgaaggtacaAACCAGCACCAGCCTggtatataaaacgccaaaagtcggtaccggattgagtttgataaTCTTTTAGTTTGAGAAATTTGGTATTgttacccagtaccatttgctcatccctgatcatgggtaccgtacgaacatcaacggtatcgtacaactttcttttagtttcaggggtagagATGAGCTCTGTGCCAACTGATACCGAATCGGTATTGGTACCAAAAATACCGGTTACagtatcggtatatgaaggtaaaaccGGTAGCGAACCAGTACTAGGAACGCCAAACGTCAGTACCGAACTGGTACTTAGgatctttcggttcaggaaattcggtaccggtacccattgcTATTTGCTCATCTATGACTACGGGGCTTctaccgaacaacatcattaccatacaacttttttagttgattttctttcggttattttttagtgttttttctacattttattcttgtcagcaatTCTGTgtgcaacgcgctcgtagtgatttcaaacacatataaacacagaataaataacaaaaaaatttcgccgcaacgcggcgacgGTTTTAAAACTAGTTATTTTTAAAAAACCAacgataaacaaaattatattaaaaatatataatcatAAATTTAACTATTATTTTAAGTTTCAACTCGAGTGATCCATGTGCTTTATTTATAAACGTCCCCCCAACCAACATCCATTTGGCCGGAAAAGAAAACCTACCTTCACCGTCACCGGAAAATCTTCACACCGATCATCAAATCAATCAAAACCTCCAAAACAATGCTGAATAAATCCACAATCTCCTCTTCAAAACTCACAACTCAACCTAACCTCCCAAAACCTTCAACCGCTGATGCACAATTAACCTTCTGGCCGCCGTCCGCCGCGGCGGTTGACGCTCTAGTCTTCAAATTGAAGGCGAAAGATGGAGATTCGGAAGCAAATTGGGAGAAAATTATACTGAATTTCAAAAAAGAAATTGAACAACAAGATGAACAATTGAATTATACTCAATCTTCCGGTGAcggaggagagaggagagagaaagtTAGGGCAAAGTTTTCGGTTCCGCTTTCACGGAAGGAGATGGAGAAGGATTTTGAAGATATGGGGGAGAGGAGGTTGCCTAGAAAACCTAAGAAGAGACCTAGGGTTATACAGAATCACTTGGATGTAAGTAGTTATTTCTACTCATCTTTTTATATGTTTGTCTAGATTATTTCATACAGTTATACTAGAGAATCACTTGGATCATGTTTGATCATTTTTGTTATACCAATTTGTTTGTATAGATTTGATATACTTAGTTATACTGGCTTTAACTTAGTTGTTAGATCAGATATTAGGCTCACGGCCGGCCCTAAGAATTCATATACCCTGTTTGAGCTCGAAAAAACGTCCCCTTAGGTcttaactaaataaaaaattgaaactAGTTTTTCATACAACTTTGAACCGGATGAAAGAGTTGCCGCCCagaattctttttttttattagtttttagaaaatatttGGGTATTGGGTAACCTAATGGGCTAAATAGTTTAAACAATATGATTTtttaagtgggcctatgttaatatttttttggttataccctattaaaaaaattttgtttacatatataatatcggattttttttaaaaattacgTGCCCTACGAAATCACGGGCCTTGTTCGGTTGTCCTCCCCGCTCTCCTTCAAGGCCGGCTCTGATTAGGCTTATCTTTGTCTTACCGTATAGATTGCGTTTGTTACTATAGTTTAGGTATCACTTTATGCTAGCGGTAGTTTACTACTATCATTATTGGTACCAGAGTTGTCAATAGCGAATAGCGACCTATATGCTAGGTAGTGATAGTGACGAAATAGCGCCTTGCCTGCTTTTCATGTTTAGCGATAAAGTAGTAGAAAATTTAAGAAAGATCTTACATGTATATTTATCAAAATACGctatttatacatgtattataTGTTATCTAAATACGCTTCTATTTTTCAATCACGAAAAGAAAAAACCTAATGGGCATAGCTAATAGctatttatatttttcaaaaaaataaaataaaaaaattacagaAAAAGTTATTTGTCGCTAAATAAACACCTTTTAGCGACATATTGGCGCATCGCTATGTAGCGTGCTATCGACAACTATGATTGGTACTTTGTATTGTTGTTGCTTTATTTCTTTTAGCCACTTTTTATGTATCTGGTTTACTATACTATACATGTATAAAAAGAGGTTTATCTGGAGATTGGGGTTCTTAGTGGGAGCTGTTTTTGTATTCACTGGGATTTGACTTAACTTATAATATTTGGTTTTACATGTGTTCATAGGTCATAAgtaattgttttctttttttctttttttttcttttttttttttgtagttacAACCACAAGTGAAGTAAAACTAGTGTTGAATATGTTTAGGGAAGAGCGAGACACGTTTGAGATTTTGATCAGTGATGTTCATATGCTAGACATGGATGGCTTCACTCTTCTACAAGCCGTGGGTGTTGAAATTGACTTGCATGTTATCACTTATTAGTAAGTATTATTTAAAACACATAATTGATAGTTTTGTGTGTTAAGTATTTTTAATCGAGTCTTGAGTTGGTAATCTATTGGTTAGGTGCAAAAGTCATTTTAGTTATCAATTTTAGATTATCGACTTAAGAACTCAATTTAGGATGCTGAACACACAAAACTATCAATTATGTGAATTAAGACTTACTGATAACATGCAAGTCAATTTCAACGCCCACGAGTTGTAGAAACGTGAAGCCGTTCGTGACACACATGAACATCAGTGATCACAATGTCAAAGTTGTTCAATCTTCCCTTAACATATACAATGCTAGTTTTGATTGATTTGAGGTTGTAACTGCAAAAAAAATGTATTACTTTACTTATGAACACATGTATGATAAAAAAATAAGCAAGTTGAGCAGTTTCTTTGGAAAAGTTTGTAATATTTTGCCACACTCATCAACAAGGTACTGGTGGGGTCCACGAGTTTTCTGCTACGGATATAAAAAACCGATTGTAATATTTTGAGCAAGATAAAAGTCACAGTTTTATGTATAGCTTTTAACAAGTAACAAATGATCCAATAAAGATTTTTGGTTGGTTGATATAGTATTATAGTGCGTATGATTTGTTGTCAACTCTTTTGCTAACTTGTATACCTACTGATATCATTACAGACTCTATTTCCTGGTTTGTGGTTGACCGAGATACATGCCGATCTTTATAGAGTTTCCGAGACCAAGAAGGTACATAATATTTATTCTAAATGCATTAATAGGTCGTATTTGGGAGCTTGTAAATACGCTTTTATATGTTCTAAagatttatttgtttattt
The sequence above is drawn from the Helianthus annuus cultivar XRQ/B chromosome 12, HanXRQr2.0-SUNRISE, whole genome shotgun sequence genome and encodes:
- the LOC110890583 gene encoding uncharacterized protein LOC110890583 isoform X1; translated protein: MLNKSTISSSKLTTQPNLPKPSTADAQLTFWPPSAAAVDALVFKLKAKDGDSEANWEKIILNFKKEIEQQDEQLNYTQSSGDGGERREKVRAKFSVPLSRKEMEKDFEDMGERRLPRKPKKRPRVIQNHLDTLFPGLWLTEIHADLYRVSETKKQR
- the LOC110890583 gene encoding uncharacterized protein LOC110890583 isoform X2 codes for the protein MLNKSTISSSKLTTQPNLPKPSTADAQLTFWPPSAAAVDALVFKLKAKDGDSEANWEKIILNFKKEIEQQDEQLNYTQSSGDGGERREKVRAKFSVPLSRKEMEKDFEDMGERRLPRKPKKRPRVIQNHLDTLFPGLWLTEIHADLYRVSETKKR